In the genome of Burkholderia diffusa, one region contains:
- a CDS encoding tetratricopeptide repeat protein, translated as MSTVHALPLRAAVDDALRQARAKLEQRDFAGAARLYEGVLAMMPDHVEALHLLGVVHLARGDASRAEPLIARSMRFGLDQPWNFANHAAALTGTGRHREALDAAAQALARDSGHAPAHAARGDALHALGRHGEAVGAYDLALAREPGRAATWARRGAALRAMGRPADALISIERALRIDSNDALALTERGHALRALGRGDEAVHCFRLAMVVRGKTPELVYACGYALIELGRPAEALACIDEALARTPDDAQLLFVSCVALDLLHLRDELLKRADRLLALDRDNVGAWIGRGNALLGLRRHDEAVRAYGEALARAPADFDALRNRAGALRALGACDDAVADYDRALAARGSHAEVLCNRAIAQQLLGRYDDALASYAAATVAPCGTAQEIYARAVARQQVGDYAGALADFALACRHDANHGIARRSEAFCRLLTGDFGTGWRQHEARWDAADVMLHRRHADRPQWTGDEPLAGRTLLLHAEQGFGDTLQFCRYASLAHDRGAIVTIDAPAPLAELLGTLRGVSRVVADGQALPAFDLHCPMMSLPFAFRTTLDTVPADVPYLHADARRRAAWLERLDAAAPPGRLRVGVVWSGNPHHANDENRSMTFAALAPLVALDATFVSLQVGVRARDADAFAASGVLSFEAALTDFAETAALVDTLDLVIAVDTSVVHLAGALGRPVWVLLPRVPDWRWLLERDDSPWYPTATLFRQGRPGDWPALVERVAQALAARIRAHRETA; from the coding sequence ATGAGCACGGTGCATGCGCTGCCGCTGCGGGCGGCCGTCGACGATGCGCTGCGCCAGGCGCGTGCGAAGCTCGAGCAGCGCGATTTTGCCGGCGCGGCGCGGCTCTACGAAGGCGTGCTGGCGATGATGCCCGATCACGTCGAAGCACTGCACCTGCTTGGCGTCGTGCATCTGGCGCGCGGCGACGCGTCGCGCGCGGAGCCGCTGATCGCGCGATCGATGCGGTTCGGACTCGATCAGCCGTGGAATTTCGCCAACCATGCGGCGGCGCTGACCGGCACGGGCCGCCATCGCGAGGCGCTCGACGCGGCGGCGCAGGCGCTCGCACGCGATTCCGGCCATGCGCCCGCGCATGCGGCGCGCGGCGACGCGCTGCATGCGCTCGGTCGGCACGGCGAGGCGGTCGGCGCGTACGATCTCGCGCTCGCGCGCGAGCCAGGGCGCGCCGCGACGTGGGCGCGTCGCGGCGCTGCGCTGCGCGCGATGGGCCGGCCAGCCGACGCGTTGATCAGCATCGAGCGCGCACTGCGGATCGATTCGAACGATGCGCTCGCGCTCACGGAACGCGGCCATGCGCTGCGCGCGCTGGGGCGCGGCGACGAGGCCGTGCATTGTTTCCGGCTCGCGATGGTGGTGCGCGGCAAGACTCCCGAGCTCGTCTATGCGTGCGGCTATGCGTTGATCGAGCTGGGCCGCCCGGCCGAAGCGCTCGCGTGCATCGACGAAGCGCTGGCGCGCACGCCGGACGATGCGCAACTGTTGTTCGTCAGTTGCGTCGCGCTCGACCTGCTGCATCTGCGCGACGAATTGCTGAAGCGCGCCGATCGCCTGCTCGCGCTCGACCGCGACAACGTCGGCGCATGGATCGGTCGCGGCAACGCGCTGCTGGGGCTGAGGCGTCACGACGAAGCCGTGCGCGCCTATGGCGAAGCGCTGGCGCGCGCGCCGGCCGATTTCGATGCGCTGCGCAATCGCGCCGGCGCGCTGCGGGCGCTCGGCGCCTGCGACGACGCCGTTGCGGATTACGACCGGGCACTCGCCGCGCGCGGCTCGCATGCGGAAGTGCTGTGCAACCGCGCGATCGCGCAGCAACTGCTCGGCCGTTACGACGACGCGCTCGCGAGCTACGCGGCCGCCACCGTCGCGCCGTGCGGTACCGCGCAGGAGATCTACGCGCGTGCGGTCGCGCGCCAGCAGGTCGGCGATTACGCGGGCGCGCTCGCCGATTTCGCGCTGGCCTGCCGGCACGACGCGAATCACGGCATCGCGCGCCGCTCCGAGGCGTTCTGCCGCCTGTTGACGGGCGACTTCGGCACTGGCTGGCGGCAGCACGAGGCGCGCTGGGATGCCGCCGACGTGATGCTGCACCGCCGTCATGCGGACCGCCCGCAATGGACCGGCGACGAACCGCTGGCGGGCCGCACGCTGCTGCTGCATGCGGAGCAGGGTTTCGGCGACACGCTGCAGTTCTGCCGCTACGCGAGCCTGGCGCACGATCGCGGCGCGATCGTGACGATCGACGCGCCTGCTCCGCTGGCCGAACTGCTCGGCACATTGCGCGGTGTGAGCCGGGTCGTCGCCGACGGCCAGGCGTTGCCGGCGTTCGATCTGCATTGCCCGATGATGAGCCTGCCGTTCGCGTTCCGCACGACGCTCGATACGGTGCCGGCCGACGTGCCGTACCTGCATGCCGACGCGCGGCGGCGCGCGGCATGGCTCGAACGGCTCGATGCGGCTGCGCCGCCGGGGCGCCTGCGCGTGGGCGTCGTGTGGTCCGGCAACCCGCATCACGCGAACGACGAGAACCGGTCGATGACGTTTGCCGCGCTCGCGCCGCTCGTCGCGCTCGACGCGACGTTCGTCAGCCTGCAAGTCGGCGTGCGTGCGCGCGACGCCGACGCGTTCGCGGCCAGCGGCGTGCTGTCGTTCGAGGCAGCGCTGACCGATTTCGCGGAGACGGCCGCGCTCGTCGACACGCTGGATCTGGTGATCGCCGTCGATACGTCGGTCGTGCATCTGGCCGGCGCGCTCGGCCGGCCGGTGTGGGTGCTGCTGCCGCGCGTGCCGGACTGGCGCTGGCTGCTCGAGCGCGACGACAGCCCGTGGTATCCGACGGCGACGCTGTTCCGGCAAGGGCGGCCGGGCGACTGGCCGGCGTTGGTCGAACGCGTCGCGCAGGCGCTCGCGGCTCGCATCCGCGCGCACCGCGAGACGGCGTGA
- a CDS encoding tetratricopeptide repeat protein: MTLNGEGTTLASTPAASRSPDRRPPDAAQLERLLARARIAHRDGALQDAEHAYAELLALDPDHPEALHLLGALRFQQGRLDDAEPLMRRSIERQPVPLALANYSAVLAGLGRTHDALARLDDALAINPAHQRALFQRAGLLAQLGRHDEACASYDRLLELTPGFADGYVKRSDTQRALGRHDAALADCDRAVALAGRSFDAMRARGLALRELGRFRDAALSYDHALALAPGSAEVLFLRGVAYLDLHEPERALADFNAAIAASPAFVDAIVNSSIALEQLGRHDEALVRCDRAIALDSRHARALANRGNAASHVGRYAEAVDSYARALDVEPDNTAVLCNFASALMHVGRHDDAHAMCDRALAVDAHCTAASFTRAVVRLETHRYDDALADLARVIDTTPRDKLAHFHRGNALRALRRHDEALDAYARVLDIDPDDAPAHCMRAFLCLSTGDFEAGWAEYEWRWRDSQLDGSRRDFAQPRWTHGTPLDGRTILLYPEQGLGDTLQFCRYVPLVKALGARVVLEAPVELKSLFATLDGVDVLVARGDPLPPFDLHCPLLSLPLEFRTDLSSIPAGAPYLRADPERVERWRARLGATGRPRIGLVWTGNPLHLNDRNRSMTLTDLLPLLDDRYEWISVQKVIRDDDRAALQASPIRFVGDDLTDFAETAALIGALDAVISVDTSVAHLAGALGCPLAVLLPHTPDFRWLLDRDDSPWYPRATLFRQPQGGQWAPVVERVRDALPALVASASR, from the coding sequence ATGACATTGAACGGGGAAGGGACGACGCTCGCGAGCACGCCGGCCGCATCAAGATCGCCGGATCGCCGTCCGCCCGACGCCGCGCAGCTCGAGCGGCTGCTCGCGCGTGCGCGCATCGCACATCGCGACGGCGCGCTGCAGGATGCGGAACACGCGTACGCGGAACTGCTCGCACTCGATCCCGACCATCCGGAAGCGCTGCACCTGCTCGGCGCATTGCGATTCCAGCAGGGCCGTCTCGACGATGCCGAGCCGCTGATGCGGCGCTCGATCGAGCGCCAGCCGGTACCGCTCGCGCTGGCGAACTACTCGGCGGTGCTCGCCGGACTCGGCCGCACGCACGACGCGCTCGCTCGACTCGACGATGCGCTCGCGATCAACCCCGCACATCAGCGCGCGCTGTTCCAGCGGGCCGGCCTGCTCGCGCAACTCGGGCGGCACGACGAAGCGTGCGCGTCCTACGACCGGCTGCTCGAACTGACGCCGGGTTTCGCCGACGGCTACGTGAAGCGCAGCGACACGCAGCGCGCGCTCGGTCGCCACGACGCGGCGCTCGCCGATTGCGACAGGGCGGTCGCGCTCGCGGGCCGCTCGTTCGATGCGATGCGCGCTCGCGGTCTCGCGCTGCGCGAGCTCGGCCGCTTCCGCGACGCGGCACTCAGTTACGACCATGCGCTCGCGCTCGCGCCCGGCAGCGCCGAAGTGCTGTTCCTGCGCGGCGTCGCGTATCTCGATCTGCACGAGCCCGAGCGCGCGCTCGCGGATTTCAATGCGGCGATCGCCGCAAGCCCGGCGTTCGTCGATGCGATCGTCAACAGCTCTATCGCGCTCGAGCAGCTTGGGCGGCACGACGAAGCGCTGGTGCGCTGCGATCGTGCGATCGCGCTCGATTCGCGTCATGCGCGCGCGCTCGCGAATCGCGGCAACGCGGCGAGCCACGTCGGGCGCTACGCGGAGGCGGTGGACAGCTATGCGCGCGCGCTCGACGTCGAGCCGGACAACACCGCCGTGCTGTGCAACTTCGCAAGTGCGCTGATGCACGTCGGTCGCCACGACGACGCGCACGCGATGTGCGACCGGGCGCTTGCGGTCGATGCGCACTGCACCGCGGCGTCGTTCACGCGTGCCGTTGTCAGGCTCGAAACGCATCGTTACGACGACGCGCTCGCCGATCTTGCGCGCGTGATCGACACAACGCCGCGCGACAAGCTTGCGCACTTTCATCGGGGGAACGCGTTGCGCGCGCTGCGCCGCCACGACGAAGCGCTGGATGCCTATGCGCGCGTGCTCGACATCGACCCGGACGACGCGCCCGCGCACTGCATGCGCGCCTTCCTGTGCCTGTCGACCGGCGATTTTGAAGCCGGCTGGGCCGAGTACGAATGGCGCTGGCGCGACAGCCAGCTCGACGGCAGCCGGCGCGATTTCGCGCAGCCGCGCTGGACGCATGGCACGCCGCTCGACGGTCGCACGATCCTGCTGTATCCGGAGCAGGGGCTTGGCGACACGCTGCAGTTCTGCCGCTACGTGCCGCTGGTCAAGGCGCTCGGCGCACGCGTCGTGCTGGAGGCGCCCGTCGAATTGAAGTCGCTGTTCGCGACGCTCGACGGCGTGGACGTGCTCGTCGCGCGCGGCGATCCGCTGCCGCCGTTCGACCTGCATTGCCCGCTGCTGAGCCTGCCGCTGGAATTCCGCACGGACCTGTCGTCGATTCCGGCGGGCGCGCCGTACCTGCGTGCCGATCCCGAGCGGGTCGAACGCTGGCGCGCGCGTCTCGGCGCGACGGGCCGGCCGCGCATCGGCCTCGTCTGGACGGGCAATCCGCTGCACCTGAACGACCGCAACCGTTCGATGACGCTGACCGACCTGTTGCCGCTGCTCGACGATCGCTACGAGTGGATCAGCGTGCAGAAGGTGATCCGCGACGACGATCGTGCGGCGCTCCAGGCGAGCCCGATCCGCTTCGTCGGCGACGACCTGACCGATTTCGCGGAGACGGCCGCGTTGATCGGCGCACTGGACGCGGTGATCAGCGTCGATACGTCGGTCGCGCACCTGGCCGGTGCGCTCGGTTGTCCGCTCGCGGTGCTGCTGCCGCACACGCCGGATTTCCGCTGGCTGCTCGATCGCGACGACAGCCCGTGGTATCCGCGGGCGACGCTGTTCCGCCAGCCGCAGGGCGGCCAGTGGGCGCCGGTGGTCGAGCGCGTGCGCGACGCGCTGCCGGCGCTCGTGGCGAGCGCGTCGCGATGA
- a CDS encoding tetratricopeptide repeat protein codes for MGRFGLLSGASANGKGANVTVEHRHDAHAGASGNGAPGQWQSAAILGRAQQSHGAGRFDDAARDYLAVLANEPDHPQALHLYGVLQFQRGAAGEAEALLRRSISIDASVRALSDLGAVVGERGRVDEALDHFGAALRAAPDDVQTLVRRGNTLIALHRYDDALASFDRALAVSPLVLDALCNRGGALRALGRLDEALDTYDRALMVDPQSCESWFNRGLVLRTLQRPTDALHCFDRANGLRPGVATIQAERGRALADLDRVNEALAAFNDAIAADPARLDVLHDSAVALDRLGRADEALLRCERVLALDANHVPALASRGNALLQLRRYDDALDSYARALAIEPRSTDILCNRGTALRHLKRFDEALSSYDAALALDPHFAEAWTNRSSVLQDLHRRDEAAASLDRALALRPEHATNWLNRGNLHADQAQADDALAAYERALALRPDYVDAHVACASLHLMEGDFERGWPAYEWRLRDAQLARQVRQFTQPAWRGDEPLDGRTILIHAEQGFGDTLQFCRYVPLVAARGARVVLEVQPSLRALMASLDGTAAVVSRGEPLPAFDCHVPLPSLPYAFRTDARTIPSAAAYLHADPHRVREWEALLGTRGRPRIGLAWAGNPEHRNDHHRSIDLARFAPLFDLDVDWVSLQKPVRERDLGQLADSPLRRVDDALGDFSDTAALMGTLDVVIAVDSAVAHLAGALGFPVWVLLPDPPEWRWMRARGDSPWYPSARLFRQSSPGHWAPVIDAVRDAIAAMTR; via the coding sequence ATGGGCCGCTTCGGCCTGCTCAGCGGCGCATCGGCAAACGGGAAGGGGGCGAACGTGACGGTCGAGCACCGGCATGATGCACACGCGGGCGCATCGGGGAACGGCGCGCCCGGGCAATGGCAATCGGCGGCGATCCTCGGCCGTGCGCAGCAATCGCATGGCGCCGGGCGCTTCGACGACGCGGCGCGCGACTATCTCGCCGTGCTCGCGAACGAGCCCGATCACCCGCAGGCGCTGCATCTGTACGGCGTGCTGCAGTTCCAGCGCGGCGCGGCCGGTGAGGCCGAGGCGCTGCTGCGTCGTTCGATCTCGATCGACGCGAGCGTGCGGGCGTTGTCTGATCTCGGTGCAGTCGTCGGCGAGCGCGGGCGCGTCGACGAGGCGCTCGACCATTTCGGGGCGGCGCTGCGTGCGGCGCCCGACGACGTGCAGACGCTCGTGCGTCGCGGTAACACGCTGATCGCGCTGCACCGCTACGACGACGCGCTGGCGTCGTTCGACCGCGCGCTCGCGGTGTCGCCGCTCGTGCTCGATGCACTGTGCAATCGCGGCGGTGCGCTGCGGGCGCTCGGCCGCCTCGACGAAGCGCTCGACACCTACGATCGCGCGCTGATGGTCGATCCGCAATCGTGCGAATCGTGGTTCAACCGCGGTCTCGTGCTGCGCACGCTTCAGCGGCCGACCGATGCGCTGCACTGCTTCGACCGCGCGAACGGCCTTCGGCCCGGCGTGGCCACGATCCAGGCCGAGCGCGGCCGCGCGCTCGCCGATCTCGACCGCGTGAACGAAGCGCTCGCGGCCTTCAACGACGCGATCGCGGCCGATCCCGCACGGCTCGACGTGCTTCACGACAGCGCGGTCGCACTCGACCGGCTCGGCCGCGCGGACGAAGCGCTGCTTCGCTGCGAACGCGTGCTGGCGCTCGACGCGAACCACGTGCCCGCGCTGGCGAGCCGCGGCAACGCGTTGCTGCAGTTGCGCCGCTACGACGACGCGCTCGACAGCTACGCGCGTGCGCTCGCCATCGAGCCTCGGTCCACCGACATCCTGTGCAATCGCGGCACCGCGCTCCGGCACCTGAAGCGCTTCGACGAAGCGCTGTCCTCGTACGATGCGGCGCTTGCGCTCGACCCGCATTTCGCCGAAGCCTGGACGAATCGCAGCAGCGTGCTGCAGGACCTGCACCGCCGCGACGAAGCGGCCGCATCGCTCGATCGCGCGCTCGCACTGCGTCCGGAGCATGCGACGAACTGGCTCAATCGCGGCAACCTGCATGCCGACCAGGCTCAGGCGGACGACGCGCTCGCCGCTTACGAGCGTGCGCTCGCGCTGCGTCCCGACTATGTCGACGCACACGTCGCCTGCGCATCGCTGCATCTGATGGAAGGCGATTTCGAGCGCGGCTGGCCCGCGTACGAATGGCGGCTGCGCGACGCGCAACTCGCGCGGCAGGTGCGTCAGTTCACGCAGCCGGCCTGGCGTGGCGACGAACCGCTCGACGGCAGGACGATCCTGATTCACGCGGAGCAGGGTTTCGGCGACACGCTGCAGTTCTGCCGCTACGTACCGCTCGTCGCCGCGCGCGGCGCACGCGTCGTGCTGGAGGTGCAGCCGTCGTTGCGCGCGCTGATGGCATCGCTCGACGGCACCGCCGCGGTGGTCTCGCGCGGCGAGCCGCTACCCGCGTTCGACTGTCACGTGCCGCTGCCGAGCCTGCCGTATGCGTTTCGCACCGATGCGCGGACGATTCCGTCTGCTGCCGCCTATCTGCATGCGGACCCGCACCGCGTGCGCGAATGGGAAGCGCTGCTCGGCACACGAGGCCGCCCGCGCATCGGGCTCGCGTGGGCCGGCAATCCGGAACACCGCAACGACCACCATCGGTCGATCGATCTGGCGCGGTTCGCGCCGCTGTTCGATCTCGACGTCGACTGGGTCAGCCTGCAGAAGCCGGTTCGTGAACGCGACCTCGGCCAACTGGCGGATTCGCCGCTGCGCCGCGTGGACGACGCGCTCGGCGATTTCTCGGATACGGCCGCGTTGATGGGCACACTGGATGTCGTGATCGCGGTCGATTCCGCGGTCGCGCATCTCGCGGGCGCGCTTGGCTTCCCGGTCTGGGTATTGTTGCCCGACCCGCCGGAATGGCGCTGGATGCGGGCGCGCGGCGACAGCCCCTGGTATCCGTCCGCGCGGCTGTTTCGCCAGTCGTCGCCGGGGCACTGGGCCCCCGTGATCGACGCGGTGCGCGATGCGATCGCGGCGATGACGCGTTAG
- a CDS encoding PulJ/GspJ family protein — protein MKRGADRRAPPRARGFTLIEMLVAITLLAVIALLSWRGLDATIRGRDDIASNLAQTRLLGRYFSQLQFDLMNLVTADEVFGPPLRIRPNDLVMVRHLGVGGGPAHVQVVRYRLKGRELERSASQPLASLAEVEAALQQMDAFPRVVVSNDARSMQLAVWIAPGGWTSSQTAIEQAYAQFLAQHGISNSTSLGMPLPRGVRFAVTLGAPPVEYVRTIPIGQ, from the coding sequence ATGAAGCGCGGCGCTGACCGGCGCGCGCCGCCGCGCGCGCGGGGCTTCACGCTGATCGAGATGCTGGTCGCGATCACGCTGCTGGCCGTGATCGCGCTGCTGTCTTGGCGCGGCCTCGATGCGACGATCCGCGGCCGCGACGATATCGCGTCGAATCTGGCGCAAACGCGTCTGCTCGGCCGCTATTTTTCCCAGCTGCAGTTCGACCTGATGAACCTGGTGACGGCCGACGAAGTGTTCGGGCCGCCGCTGCGGATCCGGCCGAACGATCTCGTGATGGTGCGGCATCTGGGCGTCGGCGGCGGCCCGGCGCACGTGCAGGTCGTGCGTTACCGGCTGAAGGGGCGCGAGCTCGAACGCAGCGCGTCGCAGCCGCTCGCGTCGCTGGCCGAGGTCGAGGCGGCGCTGCAGCAGATGGACGCGTTCCCGCGCGTGGTCGTCAGCAACGATGCACGGTCGATGCAGCTTGCCGTATGGATTGCGCCGGGAGGCTGGACGAGCAGCCAGACGGCGATCGAGCAGGCCTATGCGCAGTTTCTCGCGCAGCACGGCATCAGCAATTCGACGTCGCTCGGGATGCCGCTGCCGCGCGGGGTACGGTTCGCGGTGACGCTCGGCGCACCGCCGGTCGAATACGTGCGGACGATCCCGATCGGCCAGTGA
- the gspI gene encoding type II secretion system minor pseudopilin GspI has translation MCDDRTDTHRAARAPLRGFTLIEVLIALAIVAVALGAVMRAIGALASDTDTARMRLLALWSADNALGEIRIASSWPDAGTQTFACPQGRYRFVCRQSVAALPSPLVRRVTVSVYPSASSRNVLAEVVTVIQNEARR, from the coding sequence ATGTGCGACGACAGAACCGACACTCACCGCGCCGCACGGGCGCCGCTACGGGGATTCACGCTGATCGAGGTGCTGATCGCGCTGGCGATCGTCGCGGTGGCGCTCGGCGCGGTGATGCGTGCGATCGGCGCGCTCGCGTCGGACACCGATACGGCCCGCATGCGCCTGCTCGCGCTCTGGAGCGCCGACAACGCGCTCGGCGAGATCCGCATCGCGTCGAGCTGGCCGGACGCCGGCACGCAGACGTTCGCGTGCCCGCAGGGGCGTTACCGGTTCGTGTGCCGGCAGTCCGTGGCCGCGCTGCCGAGCCCGCTCGTGCGGCGCGTGACGGTCAGCGTCTACCCGTCGGCATCGAGCCGCAACGTGCTCGCCGAAGTCGTGACGGTGATCCAGAATGAAGCGCGGCGCTGA
- a CDS encoding alpha-ketoglutarate-dependent dioxygenase AlkB family protein, which translates to MSTPDLFADTPAPDVDWYPDWLAPAEADRVLAALIDEVAWRQDTIRTPRGRIPLPRLTAWQGEPDAVYVYSGIRNVPAPWTPAVLGLKRAVEATCGARFNSVLLNRYRNGQDSLGWHADNEPELGDAPVIASVSLGAMRVFDLRHRATGVVHAYRLTHGSLLVMRGRTQAEWQHRVPKAPAVQGERINLTFRRVMTAEAAA; encoded by the coding sequence ATGTCGACGCCCGATCTTTTCGCCGATACGCCCGCGCCCGACGTGGACTGGTACCCGGACTGGCTCGCGCCGGCCGAGGCCGATCGTGTGCTGGCCGCGCTGATCGACGAGGTTGCGTGGCGGCAAGACACGATCCGCACGCCACGCGGGCGCATTCCGCTGCCGCGGCTCACCGCATGGCAGGGCGAGCCCGACGCCGTCTATGTGTATTCGGGAATCCGCAACGTGCCCGCACCGTGGACGCCGGCCGTGCTCGGCCTGAAGCGTGCGGTCGAGGCGACCTGCGGCGCGCGTTTCAACAGCGTGCTGCTCAATCGTTATCGCAACGGGCAGGACAGTCTCGGCTGGCATGCGGACAACGAGCCGGAGCTCGGCGACGCGCCGGTGATCGCGTCCGTGAGCCTGGGCGCGATGCGCGTGTTCGACTTGCGTCATCGTGCCACCGGGGTCGTGCATGCGTACCGGCTGACGCACGGCAGCCTGCTTGTGATGCGCGGCCGCACGCAAGCCGAATGGCAGCACCGCGTGCCCAAGGCGCCGGCGGTGCAGGGCGAGCGGATCAATCTGACGTTCCGGCGGGTGATGACGGCGGAGGCGGCCGCGTAG